A window of the Danio aesculapii chromosome 10, fDanAes4.1, whole genome shotgun sequence genome harbors these coding sequences:
- the epob gene encoding erythropoietin b, protein MQTFSGLVLVLMVLVRLVSPLRPICDLRVLDHFVREAGDSEVIMRGCRGGCGVMKSYFVPLTRVDFAVWEHIDFQMQAVEVQTGLSLLLQALKMAKKTVSSSPLSNTLENNISNLHSLGQIIHSLHLQQAESTVLPDDSAPASSQTQEVSSLPELLQVQSSFLRGKVRLLLSAAPACQRQNS, encoded by the exons ATGCAAACGTTTTCAG GCCTGGTGTTGGTTTTGATGGTGCTCGTGCGTTTGGTCTCTCCGCTGCGCCCCATCTGTGACCTGAGGGTTCTGGACCACTTCGTTCGAGAAGCTGGAGATTCAGAAGTCATCATG cgAGGCTGCAGAGGAGGCTGTGGAGTGATGAAATCCTACTTTGTTCCTCTGACAAGAGTTGACTTTGCTGTTTGGGAACATATAGAT TTTCAGATGCAGGCTGTGGAGGTCCAGACAGGACTGTCTCTGCTGCTTCAGGCTCTTAAAATGGCCAAGAAAACAGTCAGCAGCTCTCCACTATCAAACACACTAGAAAACAACATCAGTAACCTCCACAGCCTGGGCCAGATCATACACAGCCTCCATTTACAG CAGGCCGAGTCCACAGTTCTTCCAGATGATTCAGCTCCTGCCAGCTCACAGACGCAGGAGGTCTCGTCTCTCCCAGAACTTCTGCAGGTGCAGAGCAGCTTCCTGAGAGGAAAAGTCCGACTCCTGCTTTCAGCTGCTCCAGCATGCCAACGGCAAAACAGCTGA
- the LOC130236435 gene encoding endonuclease domain-containing 1 protein, with amino-acid sequence MQLSNLLLALAGTMWFSEQWGTAIVVEDFNHIERCKDSLYMGTPPRGFKDPNLKKICQRYADKPRFVTLYDPKIRIPVYSAYSFKKTEGDRRVDYPWMYEPQLAEIDGNGNMMPFPTGYLHMKFEDSQAVLDDYSDVVLYERGHLNPDQHQSDPQDRAATYTLTNVVPEIREFNIGPWRQYEERIRVRLNNFCRGTAYIVTGVIHAGNMIRRNNLNRVGIPEDVWSAYCCTDYDRNSPHVERIHFPTYAAIAKNAKEGNTVQELTVLELELILTQRMNVDMNFQLFYDNCNSPSPLPPYLLHSV; translated from the exons ATGCAGCTCTCTAACCTCCTCCTGGCCCTTGCCGGCACAATGTGGTTCTCCGAACAATGGGGAACTGCAATCGTGGTTGAAGACTTCAACCATATAGAGAGATGCAAGGACTCGCTGTATATGGGAACACCACCACGCGGCTTCAAAGACCCTAACCTCAAGAAGATCTGCCAACGCTACGCTGACAAACCCAGATTTGTGACTCTGTATGATCCCAAAATCCGCATCCCAGTTTACTCCGCATACAGCTTCAAGAAAACAGAGGGTGATCGGCGTGTGGACTATCCCTGGATGTACGAACCTCAG CTTGCAGAGATTGATGGGAATGGGAACATGATGCCGTTCCCTACTGGATACTTACACATGAAGTTTGAGGACAGCCAGGCAGTTTTGGATGACTATTCAGACGTGGTTCTGTACGAGAGAGGGCACCTGAATCCAGACCAGCACCAGTCTGACCCTCAAGACCGAGCGGCCACATACACGCTCACCAACGTCGTGCCAGAAATCCGCGAGTTCAACATCGGGCCCTGGCGCCAATATGAAGAGCGCATCCGCGTGCGCCTCAACAACTTCTGCAGGGGCACAGCTTACATCGTGACTGGCGTTATCCACGCTGGAAACATGATCCGACGTAACAACCTGAATCGCGTGGGCATCCCCGAAGATGTGTGGTCTGCTTACTGCTGCACCGACTACGACCGAAACTCACCGCATGTCGAGCGCATCCACTTCCCGACCTACGCGGCCATCGCCAAGAACGCAAAAGAGGGAAACACTGTTCAAGAGCTCACGGTGCTGGAGCTCGAACTCATCCTGACGCAGAGAATGAATGTAGACATGAACTTCCAGCTCTTCTATGATAATTGTAACTCACCTTCACCTCTTCCTCCTTACCTTCTTCACAGCGTATGA